The window GAGCAACACGAAACTCACGTTTAGCAGCTATTCATTCCTTTTATAAGTATTTGCAGCTTGAAAGTTTAGAGCATATGCATGAAAGCCAAAAAATACTTTCTATTAAGTTCAAAAATGCCCCAAAGGAGACAATGAACTACTTAACGATTGACGGAATAAAACTCCTTTTGCAACAACCGGATATCACTACGATCAGAGGAAGACGTGACTTAACACTCCTTTCCTTGATGTATGATACTGGTTCACGTGTACAGGAGATCATCGATTTGACGCCATCGATGATCAGGTTTAACAAACCCCCAACAATCAAAGTTATTGGCAAAGGCAATAAGGCAAGGATAATACCGATGCTGGATGCGCAGACAGAACATCTCGTTCACTATATGAAAGAGCATATGTTAAATGATTACTCGGCCAATATGTATCCACTCTTTTTTAACAGTCGAAAAGATAAACTTACCCGCGCAGGCCTTAACCACATCCTTAATAAATATGCTGCAATTGCAAGGAAACAGAATCAAAGTCTGATACCGGAACAGATTAGTTGCCACTCTCTAAGGCATTCAAAGGCAATGCATTTGCTTCAGGCTGGAGTCAATCTGGTCTACATTCGTGATATTCTTGGGCACGTCTCTATCCAAACCACTGAAATCTATGCCAGGGCCGATTCCAAACAAAAACGCGAAGCCATCGAAAAAGTATATGTTAATGTCAGTCCGAATGAAAAACCCCGATGGACACAGGACGACAATCTGTTAACCTGGCTTAAAAAGTTCTAACGATGTTGTAGAAAGTGTAAGTGATGAGGGTATTAATGAAGGGGTGCTTTAGTACAGCATCCCTTCATTCCTTAATAATGTGAACACCCTTTTGGAAAGCACGATTATGCGTAACGATAATAGCAGGCACAGGAGTTCCAACAACTGCAAAATTCCTATTTTGATGAGAGAACAGGAAATTGTTATTTAAGCAATTGCTTAAATGCTTATATTTGCTGCCATGGATAGTTGCACACGAATATTTGCGGACAGCGGGCAGATCAAAAACTGCCGGGAGACCGTGAAAACACATCAGCAGGCTTTTACTGATCTTGCACAGGTCGTGGCCTTAGCAGGTAATGAAGTCCGTTTAAAGATATTATTCCTTTTGGCACAGGAGCAGGAACTGTGTCCCTGCGATTTAAGTGATATCCTTACCATGACGATTCCGGCCGTATCGCAGCACCTGCGTAAACTAAAGGATGGCGGCGTGATCTGTTCGCGCAAATCCGGGCAAACTGTTTTTTATTCGGTTAACCCTGTTCAAATTACGTTGTTGCAACCATTCTTCCAGATCATACAGGAACCATTAAGCGAAGCAAAAGCATGAAAGAAGCAACTCAAAAAGGCTGGATTGGTGGAATAATTGCCGCAATAGCCGCCTCCCTTTGCTGTATCGCACCCTTGCTGGCCATCTTTGGCGGATTAAGCGGCGCCGCTACTTATTTCAATTGGATAGCGCCTTACCGGCCTTACCTGATCGGTATCACGGTACTGGTATTTGCATTTGCCTGGTACCAGCAATTGGTAGTTACGCCGAAAAAAGAAAAAGATTGCTGTACACCTACAAGCCGTTCCATTTGGCAATCCAAAAAGTTCCTGCTGATCGTGACTGTGTTTGCAGCTGTACTGACCGCCTTTCCTTATTATTCTGCGCTATTCTACAAGGCTCCTCCAAAAACAACTGCTGTTGCTTTGCAAAGCAACTTTAAGTCGATCAGGCTGAATATAAAAGGCATGGGCTGTGCGGATTGCACCAAACATATTGACGGCTCGCTGATGAGCCTTAACGGTGTAACTTCCTCCAACACCTCATTTGAAAAGGCACAAACCATCGTTCAATACGATCCTGATAAAACCAATGCGGACAGCATCGATCATAAGATCAAAGAAATAGGCTATCAGCCAACCCTTATTAAACAAAACTAACATGGCTGCGACCATCCAACTTAATTCAGTAATTACCTGTCCTAACTGTGGCTTTCAGAAAGAGGAAGAAATGCCTACCAATGCCTGCCAGTACTTTTATGAATGTGAGGCCTGCAAAACGACCCTAAAGCCGCTGGCTGGTGATTGCTGTGTTTTTTGCAGTTACGGTACGGTGAAATGTCCGCCGATACAGCAAGGGAGTTCCTGCTGCGGATAAGCTATTTGACGATCTCGTAAAAAGTGATCAG is drawn from Mucilaginibacter ginsenosidivorax and contains these coding sequences:
- a CDS encoding site-specific integrase produces the protein MKPTDFSKYISDFISRYLPCEKGASGNTIAAYRDTFVLLLKFTQEKLHIKIEKLTLDKITKETILQFLDWIQKERKCSGATRNSRLAAIHSFYKYLQLESLEHMHESQKILSIKFKNAPKETMNYLTIDGIKLLLQQPDITTIRGRRDLTLLSLMYDTGSRVQEIIDLTPSMIRFNKPPTIKVIGKGNKARIIPMLDAQTEHLVHYMKEHMLNDYSANMYPLFFNSRKDKLTRAGLNHILNKYAAIARKQNQSLIPEQISCHSLRHSKAMHLLQAGVNLVYIRDILGHVSIQTTEIYARADSKQKREAIEKVYVNVSPNEKPRWTQDDNLLTWLKKF
- a CDS encoding ArsR/SmtB family transcription factor — encoded protein: MLIFAAMDSCTRIFADSGQIKNCRETVKTHQQAFTDLAQVVALAGNEVRLKILFLLAQEQELCPCDLSDILTMTIPAVSQHLRKLKDGGVICSRKSGQTVFYSVNPVQITLLQPFFQIIQEPLSEAKA
- the merTP gene encoding mercuric transport protein MerTP — protein: MKEATQKGWIGGIIAAIAASLCCIAPLLAIFGGLSGAATYFNWIAPYRPYLIGITVLVFAFAWYQQLVVTPKKEKDCCTPTSRSIWQSKKFLLIVTVFAAVLTAFPYYSALFYKAPPKTTAVALQSNFKSIRLNIKGMGCADCTKHIDGSLMSLNGVTSSNTSFEKAQTIVQYDPDKTNADSIDHKIKEIGYQPTLIKQN
- a CDS encoding GDCCVxC domain-containing (seleno)protein, which gives rise to MAATIQLNSVITCPNCGFQKEEEMPTNACQYFYECEACKTTLKPLAGDCCVFCSYGTVKCPPIQQGSSCCG